A region from the Sorex araneus isolate mSorAra2 chromosome 6, mSorAra2.pri, whole genome shotgun sequence genome encodes:
- the GPR151 gene encoding G-protein coupled receptor 151, whose protein sequence is MNSSLAHLHFAGGYLPSDSKDWRTVVPALLVAVCVLGFVGNLCVIGILLHGAWRGKPSMIHSLILNLSLADLSLLLFSAPVRATAYSKGIWSLGWFICKSSDWFMHTCMAAKSLTIVAVAKACFMYASDPAKQVNIHHRTVGSVLAAIWALASLLPLPEWFFSTVRHQAGVEMCLVEVPAMAREFMAMFGKLYPFLVFCLPLLFAGCYFWRAYGQCQKRGPKTQNLRNQMRCKQLTVMLLSIAVTSAILWLPEWVTWLWVWHLDAGSRPPPQGFIALSQVLMFSISSANPLIFLLMSEEFKEVLKGLWKWMITKRHPTTSESRETPAGDSEAPPDNGLLPESPTSMPEREKAASPSSSKDNSEKAEVPTLPDVEQFWQHRDAVVCTQDSDPIPWEHEDQETGACGK, encoded by the coding sequence ATGAACTCGTCTTTGGCTCACCTCCACTTTGCCGGAGGGTACCTGCCCTCGGACTCCAAGGACTGGAGGACCGTCGTTCCGGCTCTCTTGGTGGCGGTCTGCGTGTTGGGCTTCGTGGGGAATCTGTGTGTGATTGGCATCCTCCTTCACGGTGCCTGGAGAGGAAAGCCTTCTATGATCCACTCCCTGATTCTGAATCTGAGTCTGGCCGATCTCTCGCTGCTGCTGTTTTCTGCACCCGTGCGCGCTACAGCCTATTCCAAAGGCATCTGGAGTCTAGGATGGTTCATCTGCAAGTCCTCGGACTGgttcatgcacacatgcatggcaGCCAAGAGCCTGACGATCGTTGCGGTGGCCAAAGCATGCTTCATGTACGCGAGTGACCCAGCTAAGCAAGTGAATATCCACCATCGCACGGTCGGGTCAGTGCTGGCGGCCATCTGGGCTCTGGCTAGCCTGCTACCACTGCCGGAATGGTTCTTCAGCACCGTCAGGCACCAGGCAGGTGTGGAGATGTGTCTTGTGGAGGTACCGGCCATGGCCAGAGAGTTCATGGCAATGTTCGGTAAACTCTACCCTTTCCTGGTATTCTGCCTTCCGTTACTCTTTGCAGGCTGTTATTTCTGGAGAGCGTATGGCCAATGTCAAAAGCGAGGGCCCAAGACTCAGAACCTGAGAAACCAGATGCGCTGCAAGCAACTCACTGTGATGCTGCTCAGCATTGCTGTCACCTCCGCCATCCTATGGCTCCCTGAGTGGGTGACATGGTTGTGGGTCTGGCATCTGGATGCCGGCAGTCGGCCCCCACCACAGGGCTTTATAGCTCTATCTCAAGTCCTAATGTTTTCCATCTCTTCAGCAAACCCTCTTATTTTTCTCCTGATGTCAGAGGAGTTCAAAGAAGTCTTGAAAGGTTTATGGAAATGGATGATAACCAAAAGACATCCAACAACTTCAGAGTCTCGGGAAACACCGGCTGGTGACTCAGAGGCCCCTCCTGACAATGGCCTGTTACCAGAGTCCCCAACGTccatgccagagagagagaaagcagcttCGCCCTCCTCCAGCAAAGACAACAGCGAGAAGGCAGAGGTTCCCACCCTCCCTGACGTAGAGCAATTCTGGCAACACAGGGATGCAGTTGTGTGCACGCAGGACAGCGACCCCATACCCTGGGAACATGAGGACCAAGAAACAGGAGCCTGCGGTAAATAA